A section of the Leptospira terpstrae serovar Hualin str. LT 11-33 = ATCC 700639 genome encodes:
- a CDS encoding PP2C family protein-serine/threonine phosphatase, which translates to MRKQILLTGVFSLLFFTLACQNPEQEEPHRFRQGVLDIHDLTFKENTIIDLEGEWELYFGDFHYPPFHGEKLLTGYLAIPSSWQDEEFGGEELPRTGHVTLRAFIHISKQTIGQELRIYIPDIASSYRFFANGVLIGGQGKPGINKFDDTPRIKSKYYTLIPDKEVIELVFHIANYDNNFGGFWAIPSLGNKNALDREKMLSIARELFLLGALVLIGLYHFGLYFYKRKETSIFYFAIFCFLLGIRLAFTGERYILELFPGFHWPTAFRIEFASYYFAVPTFLLFIYSLFPEESNKKYVRYVLVASTIFALTLFFPISVFTILLYGFQALSFFTIGYVIHINLKAVFNKRPNSKLFFLGLLVLAFSVAFDILRHSVNNRGIGLTPYALLCFIFIQSLILSSRIANAFLRAEELAESLKISNESLLAVTENLEQIVSERTYQLNSSLNRIKKDLLLAKKIQQKILPEDGIKFEHLKIHLYFQPQEEVGGDFYDIFELDDGTVRFFVADATGHGIQAALYTMAIKSEYEAIKRFITKTDDLMNHLNQKIQNKFSGLKIVFSGFLLDINTNTKTIYYSSAGHPNQIFQSADNQTILNRTGNIIGLKKDQPYTQKQFQMAKGDRILLFTDGMLEQKNESREEFGMERIQKILTDYQGKESERVLAELVIQLFLFQGREEQEDDQTMVLIEWEKTS; encoded by the coding sequence ATGCGAAAACAAATCCTACTGACGGGAGTTTTTTCTCTCCTGTTTTTTACCTTGGCTTGTCAGAACCCTGAACAGGAAGAACCACACCGGTTCCGCCAAGGGGTTTTAGACATCCATGACCTGACATTCAAAGAAAATACCATCATTGACTTAGAAGGGGAATGGGAATTGTATTTTGGGGATTTCCACTACCCTCCCTTTCACGGCGAAAAACTGCTGACGGGATATTTGGCCATTCCTAGTTCTTGGCAAGATGAAGAATTTGGTGGAGAAGAATTACCAAGGACTGGGCATGTCACCTTACGCGCGTTCATTCATATTAGCAAACAAACCATTGGCCAAGAATTAAGAATTTATATACCTGATATTGCCTCTTCCTATCGTTTTTTTGCCAATGGTGTTTTGATTGGTGGGCAAGGAAAACCTGGAATCAATAAATTTGATGATACTCCAAGGATCAAATCCAAATACTATACTCTGATTCCTGACAAAGAAGTGATAGAACTTGTATTTCATATTGCAAACTATGATAACAATTTTGGTGGTTTTTGGGCTATCCCCAGCTTAGGAAACAAAAATGCCTTGGACAGAGAGAAAATGCTCTCTATTGCGAGGGAACTCTTTTTACTAGGAGCACTTGTTCTCATTGGTTTGTATCATTTTGGATTGTATTTTTATAAACGAAAAGAAACTTCCATCTTCTACTTTGCAATCTTTTGTTTTTTACTCGGGATTCGTTTGGCCTTTACCGGTGAAAGGTATATCTTGGAATTATTTCCAGGTTTTCATTGGCCTACAGCCTTTCGTATTGAGTTTGCCTCTTATTATTTTGCAGTTCCTACATTTTTATTATTTATCTATTCGCTTTTCCCAGAAGAATCCAATAAAAAATATGTTCGTTATGTGTTAGTTGCAAGTACCATTTTTGCACTTACACTTTTTTTTCCGATTTCTGTATTTACCATATTATTGTATGGGTTTCAAGCTTTATCATTTTTTACGATTGGATATGTAATTCATATCAACTTAAAGGCGGTTTTCAACAAACGTCCCAATTCAAAATTATTTTTTTTAGGACTTTTGGTATTAGCCTTTTCTGTGGCTTTTGATATTTTACGTCACAGTGTCAATAATCGTGGGATTGGTCTTACCCCTTACGCCCTACTCTGTTTTATTTTTATCCAATCACTCATCCTTTCTAGTCGGATAGCCAATGCATTTTTACGTGCAGAAGAATTAGCGGAAAGTTTAAAAATCAGTAACGAATCTTTGTTAGCCGTGACAGAAAATCTGGAACAAATTGTTTCCGAAAGAACCTACCAATTAAATTCCTCATTGAATCGAATCAAAAAGGATCTCCTTCTTGCAAAAAAAATCCAACAGAAGATCCTTCCAGAAGATGGAATCAAATTCGAACATTTAAAAATCCATTTGTATTTCCAACCACAAGAAGAAGTGGGTGGAGACTTTTATGATATTTTTGAATTGGATGATGGAACGGTTCGTTTTTTTGTCGCTGATGCTACAGGACATGGAATCCAAGCGGCTTTGTATACGATGGCCATTAAATCGGAATATGAAGCCATTAAACGTTTTATCACAAAAACTGATGATTTGATGAATCATCTCAACCAAAAAATTCAAAACAAATTTTCTGGATTAAAAATTGTGTTCTCTGGATTTTTATTAGATATCAATACTAATACAAAGACCATTTACTACTCGTCAGCGGGGCACCCAAACCAAATCTTTCAATCTGCTGATAACCAAACGATTTTAAATCGTACAGGAAATATCATTGGATTAAAAAAAGACCAACCCTACACTCAAAAACAATTCCAAATGGCTAAGGGAGATAGAATTCTTTTATTTACCGATGGAATGTTAGAACAAAAAAACGAATCAAGGGAAGAATTTGGAATGGAAAGAATTCAAAAGATTCTTACGGATTATCAAGGAAAGGAATCAGAAAGAGTTCTTGCGGAACTGGTCATCCAACTTTTCCTCTTCCAAGGGAGAGAAGAACAAGAGGATGACCAAACGATGGTTCTTATCGAATGGGAAAAAACTTCTTAA
- a CDS encoding aminotransferase-like domain-containing protein, with amino-acid sequence MDTELPTIFSAKRTSFVRTSVIREILKLTVENSDILSFAGGLPNPHLLSKDILSSVMESVVKDHSRFALQYGDSSGYLALRTQITEKLTDVPWVTSDSISITHGSQQGLDILGKMFMDEETNVLLEDPVYLGALQAFSPYQPNFFSVPMETDGPNLYWLEEILSQNKIHVFYINPSYQNPSTYTWSVEKRKQIATILDEKEVILIEDEAYRYLDFLGNVYPSVSSFRERNDLTFVLGSFSKILSPGFRLGWAVVPEVYRSLFTAVKQGNDLNSNQFSQVVVSQLLDQMDWTKHLDSIQSYYYEKQKILSSLLKEYIPEAKFVVPEGGMFLWVEFPDVLQKEMMNQCLASGVAMVPGSEFSQVSKLSSYFRMNFSFLEKEEMEVGVKRIAKVYRDINT; translated from the coding sequence ATGGATACGGAATTACCAACTATTTTTTCAGCGAAACGAACTTCTTTTGTTCGCACCTCTGTCATACGTGAAATTTTGAAGTTAACGGTAGAAAACTCGGATATCCTTTCTTTTGCAGGAGGGCTTCCGAATCCGCATTTACTTTCCAAAGATATTTTAAGTTCTGTTATGGAATCTGTGGTGAAAGACCATTCTAGATTTGCCCTTCAGTATGGGGATTCTTCGGGATACCTAGCCCTTCGAACCCAAATAACTGAGAAATTAACGGATGTTCCGTGGGTCACTTCTGATTCTATTTCCATCACACACGGATCCCAACAAGGATTGGATATTTTAGGAAAGATGTTTATGGATGAAGAAACGAATGTATTATTAGAAGATCCTGTATATCTCGGGGCTTTGCAGGCATTCTCTCCCTACCAACCTAATTTTTTTAGTGTACCTATGGAGACTGATGGACCAAATCTTTATTGGTTAGAAGAAATCTTATCACAAAACAAAATCCATGTTTTTTACATTAATCCTTCTTACCAAAATCCCTCCACTTATACTTGGTCAGTAGAAAAAAGAAAACAAATCGCTACCATTTTAGATGAAAAAGAAGTGATCCTCATAGAAGATGAAGCCTATCGGTATTTGGACTTTCTAGGAAATGTTTATCCTTCAGTTAGTTCTTTCCGTGAAAGGAATGATCTAACGTTTGTTTTGGGAAGTTTTTCAAAAATTCTATCTCCTGGTTTTCGTTTGGGTTGGGCCGTGGTTCCCGAAGTCTATCGATCATTGTTTACTGCAGTCAAACAAGGAAATGATCTGAATTCAAACCAGTTCTCTCAAGTTGTAGTCTCCCAACTTTTGGATCAAATGGATTGGACAAAACACCTAGATTCTATCCAATCCTATTATTACGAAAAACAAAAAATTTTGAGTTCCTTACTAAAAGAATACATCCCAGAAGCAAAGTTTGTAGTTCCAGAAGGTGGGATGTTTCTCTGGGTGGAATTCCCCGACGTGCTACAAAAAGAAATGATGAACCAATGTTTAGCGAGTGGTGTGGCTATGGTTCCGGGGAGTGAATTTTCCCAGGTAAGTAAACTCTCTTCCTACTTTCGTATGAACTTTAGTTTCCTTGAAAAAGAAGAAATGGAAGTGGGTGTCAAACGAATCGCAAAAGTTTATCGAGACATAAATACGTGA
- a CDS encoding aminotransferase-like domain-containing protein, with product MTKYKQLAEDLKKEIQLGYYSEKERIPSLREIQSLKFCSLTTAKEAYRILEEEGYIFVVPKSGYFVHPNISSVISGPQNEFYPAVEADDRIQQIMRTVMDPKLISFGAAIPSDFYLPLGGLVSSFKKALRHKEIFSYGDLQGNSELREWISKRLSIQGYRVNSEQIQITNGCTEAITFSLATATEPGDTVIVPSPIYVGLFQILETLKLKVVEIPYREKEGISIDEYEKLIKRHKPKVFLFSANFNNPNGILMSETSKQSLAKISYQFGIHLVEDDIYGDLYFSGTRPRPLVSDFPNDPKGPKSFLCSSFSKTIAPGLRMGWVASKNGIQNLSKRTRAYKISENHPTQMAVIQFLKLQTYERHLKFLRSEYKKLTEEYSNLLSHYSEGSLNILKPDGGFVLWIKSPLDGNKLLNESKKIGMTIAPGSLFGLSKHWDNHFRLNVSVGFSPKIREKLLQFSKLFLKKRKN from the coding sequence ATGACAAAATACAAACAATTAGCAGAAGACCTAAAAAAAGAAATCCAATTGGGGTATTATTCAGAAAAAGAAAGAATTCCTTCCCTTCGAGAAATTCAAAGTCTAAAGTTTTGTAGTCTCACCACAGCCAAAGAAGCCTACCGGATCCTAGAAGAAGAAGGTTATATTTTTGTAGTTCCAAAATCAGGATACTTTGTCCATCCGAATATAAGCTCTGTCATTTCAGGTCCACAAAATGAATTTTATCCCGCAGTAGAAGCGGATGACAGAATCCAACAAATCATGCGAACCGTGATGGATCCAAAACTGATCTCATTTGGGGCAGCCATTCCTTCGGATTTTTACCTTCCTCTAGGCGGATTAGTTTCTTCTTTTAAAAAAGCCCTTAGACACAAAGAAATTTTCTCTTATGGAGATTTACAAGGGAACTCGGAACTTCGCGAATGGATTAGCAAACGTTTGTCGATCCAAGGCTATAGAGTGAACTCTGAACAAATTCAAATCACCAATGGGTGCACAGAAGCGATCACTTTTTCTTTAGCCACCGCAACAGAACCTGGAGATACTGTCATTGTCCCCTCACCCATCTATGTTGGTTTATTTCAAATCTTGGAAACACTCAAACTTAAAGTTGTGGAAATACCTTATAGAGAAAAAGAAGGAATTTCTATTGATGAATATGAAAAACTAATCAAACGACACAAACCTAAAGTATTTTTATTTTCAGCTAACTTCAATAATCCGAACGGAATTTTAATGAGTGAAACTTCCAAACAAAGTTTGGCAAAAATTTCCTATCAATTTGGGATTCATTTAGTAGAAGATGATATTTATGGAGATTTGTATTTTTCTGGAACGAGACCAAGGCCCCTAGTCAGCGATTTTCCAAACGATCCAAAAGGTCCTAAATCTTTCCTTTGTTCTTCGTTTTCCAAAACCATAGCCCCTGGACTTAGAATGGGTTGGGTGGCTTCCAAAAATGGAATCCAAAACTTAAGCAAACGAACACGGGCTTATAAAATTTCGGAAAATCACCCTACGCAAATGGCTGTGATTCAATTTTTGAAATTGCAAACCTACGAAAGGCATTTAAAATTCCTACGTTCAGAATACAAAAAACTCACGGAAGAATATTCTAATCTTTTATCTCATTACAGTGAAGGTTCTCTAAATATTTTAAAACCAGATGGTGGCTTTGTCTTATGGATCAAATCACCGTTAGATGGTAATAAGTTACTGAATGAATCCAAAAAAATAGGAATGACCATAGCCCCTGGTTCCCTATTTGGTCTATCGAAACATTGGGACAACCACTTTCGATTGAATGTGTCCGTGGGTTTTTCACCGAAAATTAGAGAGAAACTCCTCCAATTTTCCAAGTTGTTCTTAAAAAAAAGGAAAAACTAA
- a CDS encoding alpha/beta fold hydrolase, with protein MKTHWKPFFTTLVSTLFFVQCAATLHKTGISLERYRSNLETKSILVENLNWKYTERTGTKETLVVVHGFGGDKDHWTRFSRHLPEGIRVIAPDLPGFGESDKPEGINYTQEAQAERLYQFTETLGLKNFHIAGNSMGGGIAGIFAAKYPEKVKSLILFDNAGIKSPTPSEMQTIEMAGKESPLLLTSPEDFDRLLAFTFVKPPYLPGFLKTYFAKKSFANRDWNASILKQIRKEGYFLERNLEKIQSPTLVIWGKEDKVIHYTVMDVLKKKLKPKLETVLLENMGHAPMIEDPPLSAKLVQDWIFNVEISK; from the coding sequence ATGAAGACCCATTGGAAACCTTTCTTTACCACTTTAGTATCAACACTATTTTTTGTTCAATGTGCAGCAACCCTCCACAAAACAGGAATTAGCCTAGAAAGATATAGATCCAACCTAGAAACCAAATCCATTTTGGTAGAAAATTTAAACTGGAAATATACCGAAAGAACCGGAACCAAAGAAACACTAGTCGTGGTACATGGATTTGGTGGAGACAAAGACCACTGGACCCGGTTTTCAAGACACCTTCCTGAAGGAATCCGCGTGATCGCTCCCGACCTTCCTGGTTTCGGAGAATCGGACAAACCAGAAGGAATCAACTACACCCAAGAAGCCCAGGCAGAACGGCTTTACCAATTCACGGAAACGTTGGGTCTTAAGAATTTTCACATCGCTGGAAATTCCATGGGTGGTGGAATCGCTGGAATCTTTGCTGCCAAATACCCGGAAAAAGTAAAATCTCTCATCCTCTTTGACAATGCAGGAATCAAAAGCCCCACTCCCAGTGAGATGCAAACGATAGAGATGGCAGGAAAAGAAAGTCCCCTCCTTCTCACAAGTCCCGAAGACTTTGATAGACTCCTTGCCTTTACCTTTGTCAAACCGCCCTATCTTCCCGGTTTTTTGAAAACATACTTTGCAAAAAAATCCTTTGCCAATAGAGATTGGAACGCATCCATCCTGAAACAAATCAGAAAAGAAGGTTATTTCTTAGAAAGAAATTTGGAAAAAATCCAGTCTCCCACACTTGTGATTTGGGGAAAGGAAGACAAAGTCATTCACTACACCGTGATGGATGTATTGAAAAAGAAACTAAAACCAAAGTTAGAAACAGTCCTATTGGAAAATATGGGACATGCTCCGATGATTGAAGACCCTCCTTTGTCCGCCAAACTGGTACAAGACTGGATTTTCAACGTAGAAATATCCAAATAA
- the coaE gene encoding dephospho-CoA kinase (Dephospho-CoA kinase (CoaE) performs the final step in coenzyme A biosynthesis.) produces MTPKHNNKTLIGITGSIGSGKSTVLTMFGELGAETISSDSIARRFTEPNSPVIHKLVSIFGDSILDAEGAPSRQKIAALAFSDKTKLNALNELLHPLVRKSFVEFLNSREDGSIIAWEVPLLFETDAHTLCDYTVTVAVKPEVAWERVKARGGMDKEDFEKRNLSQMDLEKKKSLSDFVVTNDNQREELKEQIVIIYSKIKQRIQS; encoded by the coding sequence GTGACTCCAAAACATAACAACAAAACATTGATCGGAATTACCGGATCCATTGGATCAGGAAAGTCCACTGTGCTCACTATGTTTGGGGAGTTAGGAGCAGAGACCATCAGTTCTGACTCTATAGCACGTAGATTCACAGAACCGAATAGCCCAGTCATCCATAAACTAGTCTCTATTTTTGGAGATTCGATACTTGACGCAGAAGGTGCTCCCTCTAGACAAAAAATTGCCGCACTTGCTTTTTCCGACAAAACAAAACTAAACGCTCTCAATGAACTTCTTCACCCTTTAGTCCGTAAATCTTTTGTTGAATTTTTAAATTCAAGAGAAGACGGGAGTATCATCGCATGGGAAGTTCCCCTTCTATTTGAAACCGACGCACATACATTATGCGACTATACGGTTACTGTTGCGGTAAAACCCGAAGTGGCTTGGGAGCGGGTAAAGGCACGCGGTGGGATGGACAAGGAAGATTTTGAAAAACGAAATCTCTCCCAAATGGACTTAGAGAAAAAAAAGTCTCTCTCCGATTTTGTCGTAACGAACGATAATCAAAGAGAAGAGTTAAAAGAACAAATCGTTATCATTTATTCTAAAATCAAACAAAGGATTCAATCATGA
- a CDS encoding SPOR domain-containing protein, giving the protein MKERVFYVINLDKQRIGVLSLFLFALFFSIFFLGVSVGKGKQEETIARQKPMEEAPTTPELSDGSIPSPTAANVADAAVGTNAASSLVQGTKSKEPSNLGTEIPMADVGNHPYFVETSTAKDEEEEKKQQIVDLTKRTEKHVSANKKEERFKNLASTSKHSKSQKTSSQNVSVSKPEGKQFTIQLAAFTSRQSAETFLSQLKADNHGKLALKTFIVVKNGFFVVQMGKSKDKSTLTKTLSKTSMPKEIKSKAMVVSYQPLS; this is encoded by the coding sequence ATGAAAGAAAGAGTATTTTACGTAATCAACTTAGATAAACAAAGAATTGGTGTTTTGTCCCTCTTTCTTTTTGCACTATTCTTTTCCATTTTCTTTCTTGGTGTTTCTGTAGGTAAAGGAAAACAAGAAGAGACTATCGCAAGGCAAAAACCGATGGAGGAGGCTCCCACAACTCCTGAGTTAAGTGATGGATCCATTCCTTCTCCAACAGCAGCGAATGTTGCCGATGCGGCCGTAGGAACCAATGCGGCATCCTCACTTGTGCAAGGAACAAAATCCAAAGAACCATCGAACCTAGGTACAGAAATTCCGATGGCAGATGTTGGAAACCATCCCTATTTTGTGGAAACTTCTACTGCCAAAGATGAAGAAGAAGAAAAGAAACAACAAATTGTAGATTTGACAAAACGAACTGAAAAACATGTTTCCGCAAACAAAAAAGAAGAAAGATTTAAAAACTTGGCATCTACTTCCAAACATTCGAAATCACAAAAAACTTCTTCACAAAATGTTAGTGTTTCGAAACCAGAAGGAAAACAATTTACCATTCAGTTAGCTGCCTTTACTAGCAGACAATCTGCCGAAACATTTTTATCACAACTAAAAGCAGATAACCATGGTAAGTTGGCTCTGAAAACCTTCATTGTTGTAAAAAATGGATTCTTTGTGGTACAAATGGGAAAATCGAAAGATAAATCCACACTTACCAAAACTCTTTCCAAAACTTCCATGCCTAAAGAGATAAAATCAAAAGCCATGGTTGTGAGTTACCAACCGCTTTCCTAA
- a CDS encoding DUF2452 domain-containing protein translates to METQEIPHHSLTYGTSRLAPAISLVDRAKEIEMAEESVQLHLHGKLEVIANQIRRLKEEAELILKRAEKDIELHKARCQFEKKPGQTIHLYKKENGNYFSLLSPKEWGSHPPHPYQGTYIMNPDRSFTEVFLDSKD, encoded by the coding sequence ATGGAAACACAGGAAATTCCCCACCATAGTCTTACTTATGGAACAAGCAGACTCGCACCGGCAATCAGTCTTGTGGACCGTGCGAAAGAAATTGAAATGGCCGAAGAATCCGTCCAACTGCATTTGCATGGAAAATTGGAAGTCATTGCCAATCAAATCCGACGTTTGAAAGAAGAAGCAGAACTCATTCTAAAACGCGCGGAAAAAGACATTGAACTCCATAAAGCACGTTGCCAATTTGAAAAGAAACCGGGCCAAACCATCCATCTTTATAAAAAAGAAAATGGAAATTACTTTTCGTTACTTTCTCCGAAAGAATGGGGTAGTCACCCTCCTCACCCTTATCAGGGTACATATATCATGAATCCAGATCGAAGTTTTACCGAAGTGTTTCTTGATTCCAAGGATTAA
- a CDS encoding VanW family protein has protein sequence MISYLKLKVKVAKRWFGVILTGDYFRLGLKQTKKSIGDWQEETSITLPIFDSPLKEGKLHNLRIAIQKINGRILYPGKIFSFWSELGEPNQRKGYKEGRVIRNGLVSTEIAGGLCQLSGIIYYLSLELGLRILERFPHSRDLYTEETRFTPLGTDASVVYPTKDLRIQNTFSYPLLFHWELNESELTFRIRAAFPFKRRKLYFQQTKKNGFSNVKVFLGSEEDGSSLLCSSDDYLL, from the coding sequence TTGATTTCCTACCTAAAACTAAAAGTCAAAGTCGCCAAAAGATGGTTTGGTGTGATTCTCACAGGAGATTACTTTCGTTTGGGATTGAAACAAACAAAGAAATCCATTGGAGACTGGCAGGAGGAAACTTCCATCACCCTTCCTATTTTTGACTCACCTCTCAAAGAAGGGAAACTCCATAACCTAAGAATCGCGATTCAAAAAATCAACGGTCGTATTTTATATCCCGGCAAAATTTTTTCTTTTTGGTCGGAATTAGGTGAGCCAAACCAGCGAAAAGGATACAAAGAAGGAAGGGTGATTCGAAACGGTTTGGTTTCCACAGAAATTGCGGGAGGTCTTTGCCAATTGTCAGGGATCATCTACTACCTTTCCTTGGAACTTGGCCTCCGTATCCTTGAGAGATTCCCACACTCTCGCGATTTATATACCGAAGAAACAAGATTTACCCCACTCGGAACTGATGCCTCCGTTGTGTATCCCACAAAAGATTTACGAATCCAAAACACATTTTCTTACCCTTTACTTTTTCATTGGGAACTCAATGAATCTGAACTTACCTTTCGCATACGAGCCGCATTTCCATTCAAACGAAGGAAATTGTATTTCCAACAAACTAAAAAAAATGGATTTTCGAATGTGAAAGTATTCCTAGGATCAGAAGAAGATGGCAGTTCTCTCTTATGTTCTTCCGATGATTACCTTTTGTAA
- a CDS encoding SH3 domain-containing protein, with protein sequence MKKLFLFSFVLLVLFQCKKTPTIEVGKNAFISATVLNARKTPTLDGEKVGKLKLGDEVKVLEKSENDEEIDGLSAYWYRVQSKEITGWVFGGYLSITKVESREAMIAALQGNFVYCKLPDRMECTNTLEFDGESFVYREFQQYSGISEKLEGVFEVYSDHLELDTKSRLVRPSIFIQFPQTEEERTAYNNAYFGYSDSDEHLVSLSTYPVAGKENIYFYICNDKLLLLREKKEKDAACAIESAFTKSSYSSP encoded by the coding sequence ATGAAGAAACTGTTCTTGTTTTCCTTTGTTCTCCTCGTATTGTTTCAATGTAAAAAAACTCCTACGATTGAAGTGGGCAAAAACGCGTTTATTTCCGCTACAGTACTGAATGCGAGAAAAACCCCTACCTTAGATGGGGAGAAAGTAGGAAAATTAAAACTCGGCGATGAAGTGAAAGTTTTGGAAAAGTCAGAAAACGATGAAGAAATCGATGGCCTTTCTGCGTATTGGTACCGGGTCCAGTCCAAAGAAATCACTGGTTGGGTGTTTGGTGGATACTTATCGATCACCAAAGTGGAATCAAGGGAGGCGATGATTGCCGCTCTACAAGGTAATTTTGTGTATTGTAAACTTCCTGATAGAATGGAATGTACAAACACACTTGAGTTTGATGGTGAGAGTTTTGTTTATCGGGAGTTTCAGCAGTATTCTGGAATCAGTGAAAAATTAGAAGGAGTGTTTGAAGTTTACTCCGACCATTTAGAACTAGATACCAAGTCTCGATTGGTTCGACCTTCTATTTTTATTCAATTCCCACAAACAGAAGAAGAAAGAACGGCCTACAACAATGCTTATTTTGGATATTCCGATTCCGATGAACATTTGGTATCTCTAAGCACTTACCCAGTAGCTGGAAAAGAAAATATCTATTTTTATATTTGTAACGACAAACTATTGTTATTACGCGAAAAGAAAGAAAAAGATGCAGCCTGCGCCATTGAATCTGCATTTACTAAATCTTCTTATTCCTCTCCTTAA
- a CDS encoding YidB family protein, translating to MSFFESLKAVAAQAVELVQNNPQIVSGIQKIVEENGGVSGIVQKFKDKGFAEAASSWVGTGENVNIGASDVMKVLGNDSIQELAKKVGLDSEATAGLIGNLLPVVIDKLSPEGKEPGGDLASQLTSLASLFTK from the coding sequence ATGAGTTTTTTTGAAAGTTTGAAAGCCGTTGCAGCTCAGGCAGTTGAGCTCGTACAAAACAATCCACAAATCGTTTCTGGGATCCAGAAGATCGTAGAAGAAAATGGTGGGGTTTCTGGAATCGTACAAAAGTTTAAAGACAAAGGATTTGCAGAAGCCGCATCCTCATGGGTGGGAACTGGAGAGAATGTGAACATTGGAGCAAGTGATGTGATGAAAGTTCTTGGAAATGATTCCATCCAAGAATTGGCAAAAAAAGTAGGATTGGATTCGGAAGCTACGGCTGGTCTTATTGGAAATTTATTGCCTGTAGTCATCGATAAACTATCTCCAGAGGGAAAAGAACCAGGCGGTGATCTTGCCTCCCAACTTACTTCCTTGGCATCTTTGTTTACGAAATAA